ACAGAAAGGCCCGTTCCGGCCTCGAAAGTCCTCCGGGCAAAGCTCCTCTGGGAGGGGCGGCTCGGGCTTTCCGATGGTTCTTCCGTGCGGGTCAAGACCGCCTTTTCTCTTTTCCGCGAGGCCGTGTTCGAGCACGCGCTTGATTTTTACGCCGAACGGGCCGGCGTTCCGGTGGAAAAGATCCGAAAGGTGGCCCGGGAATTCGCCGCGGCGGCCCCTTACGCCGCGGCCTACGCCTATCACGGAGGAGGCAACTATCCGGGCGGGGCCTACGCCAGCTTCGCCATAGCCCTCTTGAACCTTTTGGTGGGCAATGTGAATCGTCGCGGAGGCTACCTTCCCGCCGGAGGCGGAGCCGCGGACTGGCAGCGGGGCCCCTACGATCTAAGACACTTTCCCGGGGCCCTTCGCCCCCGCGGGGTAAAAATCTCCCGCGAAAAGGCCTCTTACGAAAACACCGCGGAGTTCCGCCGGCGCGGCTATCCGGCGAGGCTCCCCTGGTTCCCCTTCACCAGGGGAGGGCTTTCGGTCTCGGCCCTGGAGGGCATCGCCGCCGGTTATCCCTATCCCGTAAAGATCCTCTTCACCTACTTCTTCAATCCCCTTTACAGCATTCCGGGAGGGACGCGGTTTGCGGAGGCCCTTTCCGATCCGGAAAGGGTGCCCCTTCATGTCTCCGTGGATGTCACCGTGAACGAGACCAATGTTTACGCCGACTACATCGTGCCGGATGTGACCTATCTCGAGGGTCACTACGGATTTCTCACCCCCCACGCCCCGGGGGAGCGTTTCACCGCGGTGCGCACCCCGGTGGTGGAACCCCGCACCGGACGCACCCCGGACGGAAGACCCTTCTCGCTGGAGACCTTTCTCGTTGACCTGGCCGAGCATCTCGGGCTTCCCGGTTTCGGGAAAAACGCCATCCCCGGGAGGGACGGCCGGCTTCACCCCCTGCACCGGGCCGAGGACTTTTACCTGCGGGGAATCGCGAACCTTGCGGAAAACGCCGGCGTGCCCGAAGCCCCGGAGGAGGAAAGGCGTTTTGTAGAGGAGAACTATCCCGTGGCCCGCTACCGAAAGATTCTTGAGCCCGGACAGTGGCGCAGGTGCTGCACGGTGCTCGCCCGGGGCGGGGTCTTTCTCCGGGAGGAAAGGGCCTTCGATTCCCGGGGGAATCTCCGTTCCCGGCTTGAGGGGCGCTGTCTCTGCCTGTGGAACGAGAGGCTTGCGGCCTCCGGAGACGGGCTCTCCCCCCGCAGATTCCACGGCACCCTGCGCTATCCCTATCGCCGGTCGAAGGACAGGGGAGAGTTCCCCTTCTTCCTCATCACCCACAAAATGGCCCTTCACACCCAGTCGCGGACCATCTGTTACGAAAGGGCACTGGCCCTCTCCCCGGATCCGCCGCTTCTCATGAATCCCGGGGATGCCTCCGCCCTCGGCCTTCGGGAGGGAGATCGGGTGCGCGTGGTCTCAGGAGCCCGTCCCGAGGCAGTGGTGGCCCGGGTGTCCCTTTCGGAAAGGGTGCGACCGGGATGCGTGGTCCTTCCTCATCACTACGGACACTGGCAGCACGGGGCCGGAAGGCTCCTCGTCCCCGGGGCCGAAAGGGTCTTTCTGGGAGGCCGCAGGGTGAGCCGGGGCGAAGAGGTGATCGCCGACCCGCAAAGGGCCGCCGGGGTCTCTCCGAACCTCCTCTACGGGGTGCGGGTGGATCCCCTGGGAGGCATACCGGACTTCAGCGGCGAGCGGGTGCGGGTGGAAAAGCTTTCCTGAGGAGGAAGCCTCCATGCTCAGAAAGGCAGTGATCCCGGTTTTTATCCTTCTGTGGCTGGCCGGGACGGTCCGGGCCGCGCGGGAGGTCTCGGGAAAGGTGACCTGGCACCTCCTGCTACACCCTCCAGAGGGCATACACCGGATCCGACTCTGGCTCCCCTATCCTCCGAGTAACCGTTTCCAGCACATATCCGGGCTGGAGATTCGCGGCAACTACCGGTGCGAGGGGTTCTACACCGACCAACGGGGCAATCCCATTCTCTACTTCGAGTGGAATGATCCTCACCCCCCGGAAGCGGAGGTAACGGTGAGCTGGGCGGTGCGGCGCCGGGAGGTGGTGCGGCGGGACTTCTCCCGGCAAAGGCCCCTTCCTCCGGATCCGGCGGTGTTCCGGGAATATCTCTCCGGCAATCGTTACATCAATCTTAACGATCCCCGCCTCGCCGAAATCCTGGCCGGGGTCCTTCCGGGAAAAAGGACGGTGGTGGAGAAGGCCCGGGCCCTTTACCTCTGGGTGATCGCCCATCTGCGTCGGGATCCCCGGGTGAAGGGATGCGGCCCCGGGATCGTGTGCGATGTGCTCAGGAGGGGTTGCGGAAAGTGTGCGGACCTCAACTCGGTCTTCGTGGCCCTGTGTCGGGCCGCGGGAATTCCGGCCCGCGAGGTCTTCGGCCTGCGACTGGGGCGCGAGCCTCGAGAGACCCTCACCGGGGCCCAGCACTGCTGGACGGAGTTCTTCGTGCCGGGCTACGGCTGGGTGCCGGCGGATCCGGCGGATGTGCTCAAGGCCGCCCTGCAAAAGGACCTGGATCCCCTATCCCCTGAGCTGGCCCCTCTGCGGGAATATTACTTCGGGGCGGTGGACCCTTACCGGGTGGAGCTTTCCCGGGGGCGGGATCTGCTGCTTAACCCCCCTCAGAGCGGTCCTCCGGTGAACTACTTCGTCTATCCCTATCTGGAATACGACGGGAAACCGGTGGACCTTTTCACCTCCCCCACCGTGGACTTCGAGATCCGCTGGGAGACCCGGGATCCCGCCGGAAGCGTTGAGAGCCTTGCCGCCGGCGACTAAAATAGAGGGCGATGTCCGTTCCGGAGGTTTTCGGGGCGCTGGTTCTCGTGGCCCTGGGCGGTCTTTTCCTTTACGCCCTTTCCACGACCCTGGTCCTTCCGAAAACCCGGGGGGCCATGTTCGTGGGGACCTCCCCGCGGAGGATCCGGGCGGCTCTCGGGGTGCTTGTGCTTTGCCCCGGGGCCCGGGTGGTGGATCTGGGCTCGGGCGACGGGCGCATCCTTCGGGCCCTGTGGCGACGCTACCGCGTCCGGGCCGTGGGCTACGAGATCAATCCCCTGGCCTACATCCTCTCCCGGGTGTGGAACCTCATGGCCCGGGTGCCGGCAGAGGTCCGCTTCCGGGACTTCATGCGGGCCGACCTTTCCGAATACGAGGTCATTTTCTGCTACCTCTTTCCGGATGTGATGCCGCAACTGGCCGAGAAACTGCGCCGGGAGGCCTTACCGGGGACCCTGGTGGTGAGCTTCAACTTTCCCCTTCCGGGCTTGAGGCCCTTTCGCGTCCTGAACGAGGGGGAACCCATTTACTTTTATCGCTTAGGAAACGAGGAAGGGGAGGACGGTCATAAGCCGGGTTCTGTAACCCCGGGGAGACCCCGGGGCGGCGGCCATTCCTCTGGGCGGCCGGTTACCCGGCCGCTCTAGCGGCCTACCCGGGGGCATCGGGCGGGCCACCCTCAGGCGCCCCCCTATGCGGCCTTTCTCCGGGCGGGGTTTGCCGTGCCCTCCCCCCTCTCGGGGGGAGGCGGTGGGCTCTTACCCCACCTTTTCACCCTTACCCCGGACCCGCGGCCCGGGGCGGTCTGTTTTCTGTGGCACTTTCCAGGGGTTACCCCCTCCGGGTGTTACCCGGCGCCCTGCCCTGCGGAGCCCGGACTTTCCTCCGGAGGCCCCGAAGACCTCCGGCGGCCGCCGACCGTCCTCCCCTGAATAAAGTTAAGACCCTCCCTCCTCGGCTTCAAGCCGGGCCGCGCAATAGTCCCGAATAAGCTCCTCAATCAGTTCCCGCACCGAGACGATCCGGTCCACTCGCCAGGCGTTGGCCCCGGCGAAGACGAAACCGGCCTCGAGGTTTCCCCGCTGGGCGTTGATGAGGGCCGCAGCTATGCAGTAGGGACTTTTCCGGTAGTCGCAGGTGCGCAGACAGTGGTAAATGCACCTGTAGGGTCTCTTTTCCCCGGCCTCCACCCTCTTCAGAAAGGTTCCCTTTAGGGCCCGGCCCGGGAGACCCACCGGGCTCTTGATGATGGTGAGATCCTCCTTTCGGGCCCTGACGAAGGCCTCCTTGAAGGCCGGGGAGGCGTTGCACTCGTGGGTGGCCACAAATCGGGTGCCCATCTGGACCCCGGCGGCCCCGATCTCGTGAAGATACCGGTAGATGTCCCGGCCCGTGTAGATGCCCCCGGCGGCAATCACCGGGATGGCCCTTCCGGCTTTGTCCTCGAAGGGTTTCATGGCCTCGATGACCCGGGGCACCAGGACCTCTAGCCGCGATTCCTCGGCCTCGAGCTTCTCCGGGGAAAACCCCAGGTGTCCCCCGGCCATGGGCCCCTCCACCACCACGGCATCGGGCACATAACCGTATTTGCTCCACCAGCGCTGGGCCACCAGTTTGGCCGCCCGGGCCGAGGACACGATGGGAGCCAGCCTGGTGGAGGAACCTTCGGGGCGCAATTCGGGAAGGTTCAGGGGCAGACCGGCCCCGGCGAAGATGATGTCCGCTCCGGCCTCGCAGGCCGCCCGGCACAAAGGCTCGAAGTCCGTGAGCGCCACCATGATGTTCACCCCGATGATCCCCCCCGGGGCCTTTTCCCGGGCCAGACGGATCTGCCTCTTGAGCCCCCGGATGTTGGCCTCGGTGGGGTTCCGAAAGAACTCCGCCTCCCCCTCGTAAAACCCCACCAGGGCCGCAGAGATGACCCCCACGGCCCCCTCGCGGGCCACCGCCGAGGCCAGACCCGCAAGGGAAATACCCACCCCCATGCCTCCCTGCACGATGGGCACCCGGGCGGTGAGATCCCCTATTCTAAGGGGAGGAACCTCACAGGGAAAGTCGCGTTCCATGGTTCTTCTCGATCCTCCTTGGTCTCAGGGTTTGCCTCTTCCGGGTTCAAACCGGGGGACCCTCTCCAGGGCCTCCCGGATCTTTTCCTCCGGATACTCGTAATCCTCGAGCCGTCCCTCGAGGTAGGCCTGATAGGCCGCGAGGTCGAAGTGCCCATGACCGCTGAAGTTGAAGACGATGACCTTTTCTTCCCCGGTTTCCCGGCACCGGAGAGCCTCGTCTATAGCGGCTCTAATGGCGTGACCGGTCTCGGGAGCGGGAACGATCCCCTCGGTGCGGGCGAAAAGCACCGCGGCCTCGAAACAGGCCGTCTGGGGATAGGCCCGGGCCCGAACCAGCCCCTCCTTCACCAGCTGACACACCAGCGGGGCGTCTCCGTGGTAACGCAGCCCCCCGGCGTGTATCCCCGGGGGCTCGAAGGTGTGGCCCAGGGTGTGCATGAGGAGAAGAGGGGTGAGACCGGCGGTGTCGCCGTAATCGTAGGTGTAAACGCCCTTGGTAAGGGTGGGGCAACTGGCCGGTTCCACGGCCAGTACCTCCGCCGAAAGCCGTCCCTCCAGGATCTCCCCGATGAAGGGGAAGGTGAATCCGCCGAAGTTGCTGCCTCCACCCACGCAGGCGATGAGTACATCGGGCTTTTCTCCCAGGATTTCCAGCTGTTTTCGGGTCTCGAGGCCTATGACCGTCTGGTGCAGCAGCACATGGTTGAGGACGCTTCCCAGGGCGTAATTGGTGTCCCGATGGGTGGCGGCATCCTCCACGGCCTCGGAGATGGCGATCCCGAGACTTCCGGGGGTGTTCGGATTTTCAGAGAGGATGCGTCGGCCGGCCTCGGTGCGCTCCGTGGGCGAGGGGTGCACCTCCGCACCCCAGAGGTGCATGAGGGTGCGCCGGTAGGGTTTCTGCTCGTAGCTTACCCGGACCATGTAAACCGTGCACTCGAGACCGAAGAGCCTACAGGCAAAGGCCAGGGCGCTTCCCCACTGCCCGGCACCGGTCTCGGTGGCCAGCCGGCGAATGCCCTCCCTCCGGTTGTAATAGGCCTGGGCCACGGCGGTGTTGGGTTTGTGGCTGCCGGGAGGGCTTACGCTTTCGTCCTTATAATAAATCCGGGCCGGGGTCTTCAGGGCCTTTTCCAGGTTGCGGGCCCGGCGCAGCGGCGTGGGCCGCCAGAGACGGTAGACCTTCCTTACTTCCTCGGGGATCTCGATCCAGGGCTCGGTGCTCATCTCCTGTTCGATGAGGGCCCGGGGAAAGATCCTCTCCAGGTCCTCCGGGCGCACGGGCTCCCCGGTACGGGGATCAAGCGGTGGCGCCGGCGGGGAAGGAAGGCGCGGAATAATGTTAAACCAGGCCTCGGGAAGGTCCCTTTCGGAAAGGATTACTCTGGTCTCCGAAGACAAAACTTCCTCCGGACGAAGGCTTCTAGAACTTTAACAGAAGCCCTCTCCAATGCAACCACCCGAACCATTCACGCTTTACGGCGTCAACGATGTGTTTATTTCGGCTCGCTTTTCTGATGGGGTTGCGGGGAGAAAAAAGATGCGCATTTTTAAAAAGAAACAATATGAAGGAGTCCCCTGATGGAGCTAAAAAAGCTGGTTCAACGGGACGAGTGCGAGTGGGAGATCCCCCCGCGGGGGGAGATGCGGGTTCCGGGTCGCATCTACGCCAGCCGGGAGCTCCTGGAGGAGATGGACGAAAAGGTCTACGAGCAGGTGAGCAATGTGGCCTGTCTTCCGGGGATCGTTAAGGCCTCCATAGCCATGCCCGATGCGCACTGGGGTTACGGGTTCCCCATCGGCGGAGTGGCGGCCTTTGATCCCGAAGAAGGCGGCATCATCTCCGTGGGAGGCGTGGGCTACGACATCTCCTGCGGGGTGCGGACGCTTCGGACCGGTCTCAAGCGGGAGGAGGTGCTGCCGGTGCTGGAGCGTCTGGTGGACGAGCTCTTCGAGACCGTTCCCTCCGGGGTGGGATCGGAGGGAGAGATCCGGCTTTCGCCCTCCAAGCTCGACGAGGTGCTGGTGGGGGGAGCCCGCTGGGCGGTGGAAAAGGGATACGGCGAGCCCGAGGACCTGGAATACATAGAGGAGAAGGGGTGTATGCCCGGCGGGGATCCGGCCTGCGTTTCCCCGGAGGCCAAAAAGAGGCAGCACCGCCAGGTGGGTACCCTGGGTTCGGGCAACCACTATCTCGAGATTCAGTATGTGGCCGAGGTGTACGATCGTGCGGCGGCGGAGACCTTCGGGCTTGAGGAGGACGATGTGGTGATCACCATCCACTGCGGCTCCAGGGCCCTGGGGCACCAGATCGCCACGGATTACCTCCCGGTGCTGGCCAAGGCCGCCCGCAAGTACGGCATCCCCATCCGGGAAAAGGAGCTGGTGTGTGCTCCCATCGAGTCTCCGGAGGGGCAGCGCTACTTCAGGGCCATGATCTGCGGGGTGAACTGCGCGCTGGCCAATCGTCAGGTGATCACCCACCTGGTGCGGGAGGTGGTGAACGGGTTCTTCAAGCACGCCCGGGTCACCCTGCTCTACGATGTGAGCCACAACACCTGCAAGGTGGAGTGGCACGAGGTGGACGGAAAGCGCCGGAGACTCTTCGTGCATCGCAAGGGGGCCACGCGGGCCTGGGGACCCGGACGGGCCGAGCTTCCGGAACGCTACCGGGCCGTGGGTCAGCCGGTGATCATCGGGGGCTCCATGGGCACGGCCTCCTACATCCTGGTGGGCACCGAGGAGGGAGAAAGGAAGGCCTTCGGCAGCGCCTGCCACGGGGCCGGCCGCAGCATGAGCCGTCACCAGGCCCTGAAACGCTTTCGCGGAGAGAGGGTGATCGAGGAACTGCGCAAACGGGGGATCATCGTGCGGGCCAAGAGCCGCCGCGGGGCCGCGGAGGAGGCCCCCGAGGCCTACAAGGATGTGACCCGGGTGATCGAGGCCACCTGCCGGGCCGGTCTCACCCGTAAGGTGGTAAAACTCCTCCCCTTGGGTTGCATCAAGGGATAAGCTCCCCTTGTATTATTCTTCTTACCGTCGTATTTTAGATATATGAAGCGATTTATATCCTTTTTGCTCCTCTCCGCCATCTATTCTTTTTTCCTCCAGCCCCTGGCCTGGAGCACACCTGGTACGATTACTCTCGCGGTACTGGCCAAGCGGGGGCGCGAGGCCACGGTGAAGCGCTGGCAACCGCTGGTGGACTACCTGAACCGGCTTACCCCCTATACCATTCAACTGGAACCCCTACCTTTTGAGGCACTGGAGAGAGCCGTACGCAGCGGAACGGTGGATCTGGTGCTGGCCAATCCGGCCATGTTCGTGAAGTTCGAGATTTGTTGCGGGCTGGCCCCTATAGTGACCATGAAAAACCTCAAGTTCGGAAGGGCCTATACCCGCTTCGGCGGAGTCATTTTTACCCGGGCCGACCGAAGGGATCTCCGCCGCCTGAGGGACCTGAAGCGGGGGAAGATTCTGGTGGGGGCGGTGGATCCGGACTCCTTCGGCGGCTGGCTCATGCAGTGGCGGGAGTTCCGGCGGGCCGGGCTCAAACGGGGGAGAGACTTCCGGGTCCGCTTCTACGGCACCCACGATGCGGTGGTCTACGCGGTGCTGAGGGGGGAGGTGGATGTGGGGTGCGTGCGCACGGACACCCTGGAGACCATGGCCGCCGAGGGAAAGATTCGCCTCCGGGACTTCCGGATCCTGCACCCCCGCCATCACCCGGGTTTTGACCTCCTGGTAAGCACGGACCTTTACCCGGAATGGCCCCTGGCCCGCACGCCCCGGCTTTCGGACGAAGTGGCCGAAATGCTGGCCTCGGTCCTGCTGGCCCTGCCCTCCTCCTCGGAGGTGGCCCGCAGGTCCGGGGCGGCCTGGACCATCCCCCACAATTACCAGCCGGTGCACGAATGCCTGCGGGAACTGGGCGTGGGCCCCTATGCCGAACTACGGGCCCGGCTGCTTGAACAGGCCCGCAAAAAATACCTGAGAATCGTGGTCTTCCTGTCTGTTCTCTCTATAATCGGCGCCTCTATCACCCTCTATATCCTCTCGCTTCATCGCCGACTCACCCGGGCTTACCGGGATCTCAGACAATATCGTGATCACCTGGAAGAGCTGGTTCGGGAGCGGACCGTTCACCTGGAAAGACTGGCCCAGAAGCTCCGAGAAGAAAGAGAACGGCTGGAGGTAATTCTGGTGTCTCTGGCCGACGCGGTGATCGTTACCGATACCAAGGGGAAAATCCTCCTCCTGAATCCCGCGGCAGAAAAGCTTCTGGAAATTTCGGCCGAGGAGGCGTTAGGAAGAGATTTTTGCAAACTGGCCCCTCTCGAAATGCTGGACAAAGACAAAAAATGCGGAGAATATCTCCGTACCCTATCGGATACCAACCGGGTGGAGTTTCGAGAAGCCCTTCTAAAGCTACCCTCCGGAAAGAAGGTCCTGGTAGAAGGCACGGCTACGCCCATATTGGAAGACTCCAGAGAGGTTCAGGGAAGCGTGATCGTGCTTAGGGATATAACCCTGCGCAAGAAACTGGAGGAGGAGGCCCGCAAGACCACCAAGCTCGAGGCCCTGAGTCTGGTGGCCTCCGGTCTGGCTCACGACTTTAACAACCTGCTGGCCACCATCATGGGGTATCTGGAGGTCCTGCGCCTCAGGGGTGGTGAGGAGCTGGCCCCGCTGGTGGAAAAGGCGGAACGGGCCTGTCTCACCGCCCGCACGCTTACCCGGGAGCTTCTCACCTACACCGCAGGCGGCGGCCCGGTAAAACGCATGGCCTCCATAGAGGAGGTCCTGCGCGAGGCGGTGGAATTCGCCATGGCCGGATCCGGGATCCGGGTGGAGATGGAGCAGGAAACCCTCTGGCCGGTGGAGATGGATCCGGATCAGATCGCCGTCTGTCTTCACAACATCCTGCTCAACGCTCGGCAGGCCATGGGGGATCGGGGCACCGTGTTCGTGCGGGCCACAAACCGCCACCTTCCCCGGGAAAACCCCGCGGGACTTCCCCCCGGCCCGTATGTGGAGATAGAAATCGAGGACACCGGCCCGGGAATCCCGCCGGAGGTCCTCACCCGTCTCTTCGAGCCCTTTTTCACCACCCGGGAGGGCGGATCGGGTCTGGGGCTCTTCACCTGTCGGCGGATCGTAGAGGCCCACGGAGGGAGGATCGTGGCGGAATCCCCTCCGGGCCGTGGGGCCGTGTTTCGCCTGTACCTCCCGGCTCACCCGGAGGTCGAACGCCCGCGGGATACGGAAAAGGAAACGCGGATCGAGCCGAGGGTGTCGGCCCGAATCCTGGTCATGGACGACGAGGAGGGGGTGCGTGAAACCCTGGCCGAGATCCTGCGACTGAACGGTTTTGAGGTGGAAACGGCTCGGGACGGGAACGAGGCGCTGGAGAAGTTCCGGAAGGCCCTCTCCGAGGGACGCCCCTTCGGGCTGGTGATCCTGGACCTCACCGTGCCCGGGGGACTGGGAGGGCGAGAGATCCTTCCCCGGCTAAAGGAACTGGATCCGGAGGTTAGGACCGTGGTGGCGAGCGGTTACTCCCAGGATCCGGTGATGGAAAACTTCCGGGAGCACGGCTTCGACGGAGCGCTCCTCAAGCCCTTTACCGCCAGAGACCTCATCGAGACCATCTCCCGGATTCTCGCTCCCGGGAGAGAATGAGCTCCGCGGCCTCCCGCAGGTCCCGGGCCACGAGGTCGGGCTCGATGCCCTTGCCCGGAAGCACATACTCCAGTTCTCCCCGGCCGTATCCGGTGAGCACCAGCACCCCGCAGGCTCCGAGGCGCCGGGCCAGCGCGAGATCCACCCAGCGATCCCCCACCACATAGGCCCGGGAGAGGTCCAGATTGAGTTCCTCGGCGGCCTGTCGGGCCAGCCCGGTTTCCGGCTTCCGGCAGGCGCATCCTGCCTCGGGGTGATGCAGACACACATAGACCCCGTCCACCCGGGCCCCGCGGGCGGCGAGCCTCCGCAGGAGCTCCCGGTTGACCTCGTGCACCAGCGTCTCGGGAAAGTATCCCCGGGCCGGTCCGCTCTGATTGGTCACGATCACCACGGCAAACCCCGCCTCCTTAAGACGCCTTATCCCCTCGGCGGCCCCGGGAAGGAGACGCAGACGGGAGAGGTGGTTGAGATACCCCACCTCCTCGTTCACCGTGCCGTCCCGATCCAGGAAGACCACCGGCCTTCTCATCCCCCCCTTTCCTCCCGTTTTATTCTTCCGGCCTCGCTCGACCCGAAAAGCTTTCCCTTCATGGAGTCCCACAGCACCCGCACGGCCGGATTATCCGGAAGCTTCTTATAGTCCCACAGAAGAATCTCAGGGGGTCTCTTCATCGGGCCTTTTTCCTTCTTTGGTGAAGCGTTTAAGTTCCTCGGCCCAGGCCGTCTCATAGGCTTCCGCCAGTCTCTCCACCCATACGCTTAACTGTAAACGATCTCCTCCACGGCTTGAAGGACCTCCTCCACCGATACGGTGGTGAGGCAGGGGTAGCCCCGGCTGCAGGTCCTCCGCAGACAGGGGCTGCAGGGGAGCCCTTTCCAGACCACCCGGGCCCGGGGATTGAGGGGGCCGGTGGCCCGGGGATCGGTGGAACCGAAGATGGCCACCTGGGGGCGTCCCAGGGCCGCGGCCACATGCATGAGTCCGGAGTCGTTGGAGACGAAGACCGTGGCCCTTTCGATGACCGCGGCGGCGGTGGCCACATCGGTCCTTCCGCAGAGGTTGTGCACCCGGGAAAGGCCGGCGGAAATCCCTTCGGCGGCGTCCCGTTCGTTTACTCCCCCCACCAGGGCCACGGACCAGCCCCGGCGGACGAGCTCTTCGGCCAGTTTCCGGAACCTATCGGGGGGCCAGCGTTTGGCCGGTCCGTAGGCCGCGCCGGGGGCCAGCACCGCAAGGGGCCCGGGAAGCCCGGAGAGGAGCTCCCCGGCCCGCCGCCGGGCCGCCTCCGGCACCGAAAGGGTAAGGCTCCGCTCCGGCACGGAAAAGCCCAGGGCCTCGAGCAAATACACATAGTAGTCCCGCTGATGGAGGGATTCGGCCGGGGGGTTTACGGCCCGCGTAAGAAGTAACCGGCGACCGTCCGTGGAAAACCCCATGCGTTCCGGTATCCCGGCCAGAAAGACCAGGAGGGCGGAGGACAGGGAATTGGGAAGGAGAAGCGCCTCCCTGAAGCCCCGACCTCGCAGGGAACGCGCAGTTCGGAGCAGGCCGAGAGACCCTTCGGAAAGAGCGGAAAAACCCCGCACCCCCGGAAAGCAAGCAAAAAGCGGTTCAAGAAAACCCCTTCCCAGAAGCCAGACCGTGGTCCTGCGGGAGAGGGCCCGCACCACCGGCGTGGCCATCACCGCATCCCCCAGCCAGTTGGGCAACCGCACCAGTAACATCTCCCACAAAATACCACAACCCGGAACCCCGGAAAGAGAATCCCTACCTTGACAGTAGGAATTAACGGGATTATTTTACTACCAAAACAGTAGGATTTCGGAGGGGCGGTCATGAGGTTCGTGGAGGACATAAAGGCTGATCTGAGCGTGGATCTGGTCTATCGCATGTGCCCCATGCACCTTCTCGAGCCGGAGGAGTTCCTCCGGAAGCTCCGGGTGGGGCAGATCCTGGAGATTCTCACGGACTACGACGGCGCCCTGGAGGACATCCCGGCCTGGTGCGCCCGCAGGGGACAGGAATTTCTGGGCGTGAAAGAAGACGACGGCTTTTTCCGTCTTTACATCAAAAAAATCCGAGAGGTGTGACATGGGAAAGAAGATCATTTACCTGGATCACGCCGCGGCCTCTCCGGTGCTACCGGAGGTATGGGAGGCCATAAGGCCGTATTTTTCCGAAAGGTTCTGGAATCCCTCGGCGGTTTACGATCTGGGCACGGAGATCCGGGAAAAGGTCGAGGAAGCCCGTCGCCGGGTGGCCGGACTCATCGGGGCGGAGCCGGAGGAAATTATCTTCACCTCCTGCGGTGCGGAGGCCAACAACATGGCCATCAAAGGTCTGGCCCTGGCCCACGAGAAAAAGGGAAAACGCATCCTGGTGTCCGCCATCGAACATCACTCGGTATTGAACAGCGCCCGTTTCCTCGAACGGCTCGGTTTTGAGATGGCCCTCATCCCGGTGGACTCCCGCGGTCGGGTCACCCCCGAGGCCCTGCAGAAAATGCTCACCCCGGACACCGTCCTGGTGTCCATCGGTCACGCCAATAACGAAATAGGAACCGTACAGGACCTGAAACCCCTGGTGGAACTGACCCATCAGAACGGCACCTTTTTCCACACCG
The window above is part of the Thermosulfurimonas sp. F29 genome. Proteins encoded here:
- a CDS encoding RtcB family protein codes for the protein MELKKLVQRDECEWEIPPRGEMRVPGRIYASRELLEEMDEKVYEQVSNVACLPGIVKASIAMPDAHWGYGFPIGGVAAFDPEEGGIISVGGVGYDISCGVRTLRTGLKREEVLPVLERLVDELFETVPSGVGSEGEIRLSPSKLDEVLVGGARWAVEKGYGEPEDLEYIEEKGCMPGGDPACVSPEAKKRQHRQVGTLGSGNHYLEIQYVAEVYDRAAAETFGLEEDDVVITIHCGSRALGHQIATDYLPVLAKAARKYGIPIREKELVCAPIESPEGQRYFRAMICGVNCALANRQVITHLVREVVNGFFKHARVTLLYDVSHNTCKVEWHEVDGKRRRLFVHRKGATRAWGPGRAELPERYRAVGQPVIIGGSMGTASYILVGTEEGERKAFGSACHGAGRSMSRHQALKRFRGERVIEELRKRGIIVRAKSRRGAAEEAPEAYKDVTRVIEATCRAGLTRKVVKLLPLGCIKG
- a CDS encoding PhnD/SsuA/transferrin family substrate-binding protein, with translation MKRFISFLLLSAIYSFFLQPLAWSTPGTITLAVLAKRGREATVKRWQPLVDYLNRLTPYTIQLEPLPFEALERAVRSGTVDLVLANPAMFVKFEICCGLAPIVTMKNLKFGRAYTRFGGVIFTRADRRDLRRLRDLKRGKILVGAVDPDSFGGWLMQWREFRRAGLKRGRDFRVRFYGTHDAVVYAVLRGEVDVGCVRTDTLETMAAEGKIRLRDFRILHPRHHPGFDLLVSTDLYPEWPLARTPRLSDEVAEMLASVLLALPSSSEVARRSGAAWTIPHNYQPVHECLRELGVGPYAELRARLLEQARKKYLRIVVFLSVLSIIGASITLYILSLHRRLTRAYRDLRQYRDHLEELVRERTVHLERLAQKLREERERLEVILVSLADAVIVTDTKGKILLLNPAAEKLLEISAEEALGRDFCKLAPLEMLDKDKKCGEYLRTLSDTNRVEFREALLKLPSGKKVLVEGTATPILEDSREVQGSVIVLRDITLRKKLEEEARKTTKLEALSLVASGLAHDFNNLLATIMGYLEVLRLRGGEELAPLVEKAERACLTARTLTRELLTYTAGGGPVKRMASIEEVLREAVEFAMAGSGIRVEMEQETLWPVEMDPDQIAVCLHNILLNARQAMGDRGTVFVRATNRHLPRENPAGLPPGPYVEIEIEDTGPGIPPEVLTRLFEPFFTTREGGSGLGLFTCRRIVEAHGGRIVAESPPGRGAVFRLYLPAHPEVERPRDTEKETRIEPRVSARILVMDDEEGVRETLAEILRLNGFEVETARDGNEALEKFRKALSEGRPFGLVILDLTVPGGLGGREILPRLKELDPEVRTVVASGYSQDPVMENFREHGFDGALLKPFTARDLIETISRILAPGRE
- a CDS encoding HAD-IIIA family hydrolase, which codes for MRRPVVFLDRDGTVNEEVGYLNHLSRLRLLPGAAEGIRRLKEAGFAVVIVTNQSGPARGYFPETLVHEVNRELLRRLAARGARVDGVYVCLHHPEAGCACRKPETGLARQAAEELNLDLSRAYVVGDRWVDLALARRLGACGVLVLTGYGRGELEYVLPGKGIEPDLVARDLREAAELILSRERESGRWSR
- the waaF gene encoding lipopolysaccharide heptosyltransferase II encodes the protein MLLVRLPNWLGDAVMATPVVRALSRRTTVWLLGRGFLEPLFACFPGVRGFSALSEGSLGLLRTARSLRGRGFREALLLPNSLSSALLVFLAGIPERMGFSTDGRRLLLTRAVNPPAESLHQRDYYVYLLEALGFSVPERSLTLSVPEAARRRAGELLSGLPGPLAVLAPGAAYGPAKRWPPDRFRKLAEELVRRGWSVALVGGVNERDAAEGISAGLSRVHNLCGRTDVATAAAVIERATVFVSNDSGLMHVAAALGRPQVAIFGSTDPRATGPLNPRARVVWKGLPCSPCLRRTCSRGYPCLTTVSVEEVLQAVEEIVYS
- a CDS encoding sulfurtransferase TusA family protein; translated protein: MRFVEDIKADLSVDLVYRMCPMHLLEPEEFLRKLRVGQILEILTDYDGALEDIPAWCARRGQEFLGVKEDDGFFRLYIKKIREV